From a region of the Leptospira kmetyi serovar Malaysia str. Bejo-Iso9 genome:
- a CDS encoding baseplate J/gp47 family protein — translation MAGVTEQGFIRKTRDEILSDLEEKYKTSLGQDIDLSILSEDGMRMRILADELDSIHQLAESVFYSNFAHTATGASLDRVLNPLGSERQPAKRSIVALKFLGVNGSFVDVGTICQTGSGLQFITIQSGVIAGGFVILNAQALSLEYGINGDVAANAITTINTAIAGVDSVTNPEPARGGRSIETDVEYLNRFLNEGINGGSSAANVQGVLNQIESVLTAIVYENNTDFVDVDGRPPHSMEAVIEGGTPEEIGETLLRNWPGGIESFGSQNATVLDTKGVARTYHFNRPADVLVFVKIDIVRDLALWVPGSETIVKTNCIKVVGGVDTIGATSTAFKGDGTGADVFSWKLIASQSGLSEYDSVKVLGIKSMTAKVGLSSPATLDELSINSRQRAKLITANIQVNLI, via the coding sequence ATGGCCGGTGTGACTGAACAGGGATTTATTCGTAAGACAAGAGACGAAATTCTTTCCGATCTCGAGGAAAAATATAAAACGAGTTTGGGACAGGACATCGATCTTTCTATCTTGAGCGAGGACGGAATGAGAATGAGAATTCTCGCGGACGAGTTGGATTCCATCCATCAACTCGCGGAATCCGTTTTTTATTCCAACTTCGCGCATACCGCGACCGGCGCTTCTTTGGATCGGGTTTTGAATCCTTTAGGGAGCGAACGCCAACCCGCAAAACGATCCATTGTCGCATTAAAATTTTTGGGAGTGAACGGTTCCTTCGTCGACGTGGGAACGATCTGTCAAACCGGAAGCGGCCTTCAATTCATCACGATTCAATCCGGTGTGATTGCCGGAGGATTCGTGATTTTAAACGCGCAAGCCCTGAGTCTCGAATACGGAATCAACGGAGATGTTGCGGCTAACGCGATCACTACGATCAATACCGCGATCGCCGGTGTGGATTCCGTTACGAACCCGGAACCCGCGAGAGGAGGAAGATCGATCGAAACCGACGTCGAGTATTTGAATCGATTCTTAAATGAAGGAATCAACGGAGGTTCTTCCGCAGCGAACGTACAAGGTGTTTTGAATCAGATAGAATCCGTTTTAACCGCGATCGTTTACGAAAACAATACCGACTTTGTCGATGTGGACGGTAGACCTCCGCATTCGATGGAAGCGGTGATCGAAGGAGGAACCCCCGAAGAAATCGGCGAAACTCTTTTGAGAAACTGGCCCGGAGGAATCGAATCTTTCGGCTCTCAAAACGCGACCGTTCTCGATACGAAGGGCGTCGCAAGAACGTATCACTTCAATCGTCCTGCCGACGTTCTCGTTTTCGTAAAGATCGATATCGTTCGAGATTTAGCTCTTTGGGTTCCGGGTTCGGAAACGATCGTTAAAACGAATTGTATCAAAGTAGTCGGCGGCGTCGACACGATCGGCGCGACTTCCACCGCTTTCAAAGGAGACGGAACCGGTGCAGACGTATTCTCTTGGAAGTTGATCGCGTCTCAGAGCGGACTCAGCGAATACGATTCCGTTAAAGTTTTAGGAATTAAATCCAT
- a CDS encoding DUF2634 domain-containing protein, with translation MKGIKIENGDVVRFRGKPVILENAEYYSQRIKHAIRLSLGESVYEPLVGLDWFTVFSTKIPRERVLVEIRKILIKDPETVSVNNIEIVESNDSERRIHIQFSANTIFGTVTEEV, from the coding sequence ATGAAAGGAATCAAAATTGAAAACGGGGACGTCGTCCGTTTCCGAGGAAAGCCGGTAATATTGGAAAACGCCGAATATTATTCGCAAAGAATCAAACACGCGATTCGTCTTTCTTTGGGCGAATCCGTTTACGAACCGCTCGTAGGTTTGGATTGGTTCACGGTTTTTTCGACGAAAATTCCAAGAGAGCGAGTGTTGGTCGAGATTCGAAAAATTCTCATCAAAGATCCGGAAACCGTTTCGGTAAACAATATCGAAATCGTGGAATCGAACGATTCCGAAAGAAGAATTCATATTCAATTTTCTGCAAATACTATTTTCGGAACCGTAACGGAGGAGGTTTGA
- a CDS encoding Gp138 family membrane-puncturing spike protein, with the protein MSLDEMILAAMQKSLSRVQVGLPGIIDSFNPNEMTANVKIPFKQKDGAGEEKSFPILSNVRVGTLWAGDFYIKPDYKRGDKVWISFSTHDISDAVRGVSSVVSDSLFDLQSACIVSGFKGETEAPATTAGQSGLIIGNKEGKSLIQLEDDRIKIQGGIADLSEYAVLGETLADLIKAILDVFINNAGAFTTNTTLGAPAGLGASVVNQLTMRKAEVDQILSNKVKIG; encoded by the coding sequence ATGAGTCTCGATGAAATGATTCTCGCCGCGATGCAAAAATCGCTTTCTAGGGTTCAAGTAGGTTTGCCCGGAATCATAGATTCCTTCAATCCGAACGAGATGACGGCTAACGTTAAAATTCCGTTTAAACAAAAGGACGGAGCGGGTGAGGAAAAATCCTTTCCGATTCTTTCCAACGTAAGGGTGGGAACCTTGTGGGCCGGCGATTTTTATATCAAACCCGATTACAAACGAGGGGACAAGGTTTGGATTTCCTTTTCCACGCACGATATTTCGGATGCGGTTCGCGGCGTAAGTTCGGTCGTTTCCGATTCCTTATTCGATCTTCAAAGCGCTTGCATCGTGAGCGGCTTTAAAGGAGAGACCGAGGCCCCGGCGACTACGGCGGGTCAATCCGGTTTAATCATCGGAAATAAAGAAGGTAAATCGCTCATTCAGTTGGAGGACGATCGTATCAAAATTCAAGGCGGCATAGCGGATCTTTCCGAATACGCGGTGTTAGGTGAAACGTTGGCCGATTTGATCAAAGCGATTTTGGACGTTTTTATAAACAACGCCGGAGCGTTTACTACGAACACCACTCTCGGCGCTCCCGCAGGTCTCGGAGCTTCGGTCGTAAATCAACTCACTATGAGAAAGGCGGAAGTGGATCAAATTCTTTCGAACAAGGTGAAGATAGGATGA
- a CDS encoding phage protein produces the protein MTGNPKLFGRVASLEILPKTGSGKEFTYPPFDIEFETEIGPMNLTTVTLYNVNQDTMNLIEGKSKGGGLQYPSAFLNAGYKDENGLVVSGEVIRPKMTQDGTNRILEFQISANAGAWSSFYIMKTYSKLPAMTVILDILDRGDLKPGRINIADNKIINFSANTSLGDCIRRFCSLTKTQYWFQDGLLHIDSLQPQKKPSAIFLDDSSGLIGTPEKEQTTWKIKSLFRHKFKKNVIVSVKGGGLDADCRIVKGKHFFSTLKSECYSELEVLPL, from the coding sequence ATGACCGGAAATCCGAAATTATTCGGAAGAGTCGCTTCTCTGGAGATTCTTCCCAAAACGGGAAGCGGAAAAGAATTCACGTATCCTCCTTTCGACATCGAGTTTGAAACCGAGATCGGTCCGATGAATTTGACCACGGTGACCTTATACAACGTAAACCAAGATACGATGAACTTGATCGAGGGTAAGTCGAAAGGTGGCGGATTGCAATATCCGAGCGCGTTTTTAAACGCGGGTTATAAGGACGAGAACGGTCTGGTCGTGAGCGGAGAAGTGATTCGTCCTAAGATGACACAAGACGGAACGAATCGGATTCTGGAATTTCAGATCAGCGCAAACGCGGGCGCATGGTCGAGTTTTTATATTATGAAAACGTATAGTAAACTTCCTGCGATGACCGTGATTCTCGATATTCTGGATCGAGGCGATCTCAAGCCGGGAAGAATCAACATCGCCGATAATAAGATCATAAATTTCAGCGCCAATACTTCGTTAGGCGATTGTATCCGTCGCTTTTGTTCTTTGACCAAAACGCAATATTGGTTTCAAGACGGTCTTCTTCACATTGATTCTTTACAACCTCAGAAAAAACCGAGCGCGATTTTTTTGGACGATTCTTCCGGTTTGATCGGAACTCCGGAAAAAGAACAGACCACTTGGAAAATCAAAAGCCTGTTTCGACATAAATTCAAAAAGAATGTGATCGTCTCCGTAAAAGGAGGAGGTCTCGACGCGGATTGTAGGATCGTAAAAGGGAAACATTTTTTTTCCACGCTTAAATCCGAATGTTATTCCGAATTGGAGGTGTTGCCTTTATGA
- a CDS encoding phage baseplate plug family protein: MPIFKYLPVDPNVFPIRNTYEIGSKDYEFEFAYNEVGDFITVLVRDQDGNDLFSSRLVYGVPFNHVVVDEFPISILLKPLDLEDLYREEYKDIPVNRGTLGSTVQIYMEDVL; encoded by the coding sequence ATGCCAATATTCAAATATTTACCCGTAGATCCAAACGTATTTCCGATCCGCAACACTTACGAGATCGGTTCCAAAGATTACGAATTCGAATTCGCGTACAACGAAGTGGGGGATTTTATCACGGTTCTCGTAAGAGATCAGGACGGAAACGATTTGTTTTCTTCCCGTCTTGTGTATGGAGTTCCTTTTAATCATGTAGTCGTGGACGAGTTTCCGATTTCAATTCTTCTCAAACCCTTGGATCTCGAAGATCTTTACAGGGAAGAATATAAAGACATCCCCGTGAATCGGGGCACGTTGGGTTCCACCGTACAAATTTATATGGAGGACGTGTTATGA
- a CDS encoding phage baseplate protein: MGMITGRDTIALTDGDVEIEMNVSFDLQYTYPAEITKHTVEKEKGKTMLTDHVIPGNRGITLSALLSSSFGVLTLSNKTVDEKLETLIAWQTSGTLLTLLGYGTGGIISRVLSMLPSIFRYVEPDDPDKRYLGRSVDEIPNLLLGDISFSESKDTGDDIPISISIFPILIAEAKTRELKSVKSGGKKPTKEVSKSEEPVK, from the coding sequence ATGGGAATGATAACGGGACGAGATACGATCGCGCTTACGGACGGCGATGTTGAGATCGAGATGAACGTTTCCTTCGATTTGCAATATACGTATCCGGCGGAAATTACGAAACACACGGTCGAAAAGGAAAAAGGAAAAACGATGCTGACGGACCATGTGATTCCGGGAAACAGAGGAATCACGTTAAGCGCTCTTTTATCTTCCTCGTTCGGAGTTTTGACCCTATCAAACAAAACGGTCGATGAAAAATTGGAAACGTTGATCGCTTGGCAGACGAGCGGAACCCTTCTTACGTTATTGGGTTACGGGACCGGCGGAATTATCAGCCGTGTTTTATCGATGTTGCCTTCTATCTTTCGTTACGTTGAACCGGACGATCCCGATAAACGATACTTGGGAAGGTCGGTGGACGAGATTCCGAATCTTCTTCTCGGAGACATTTCCTTTTCCGAATCCAAGGACACGGGAGACGACATTCCGATTTCGATTTCCATTTTTCCGATTTTGATCGCGGAAGCGAAGACGAGAGAATTGAAGAGCGTGAAATCGGGCGGAAAAAAACCGACTAAAGAAGTTTCCAAATCGGAAGAGCCCGTAAAATAA